The Acinonyx jubatus isolate Ajub_Pintada_27869175 chromosome E3, VMU_Ajub_asm_v1.0, whole genome shotgun sequence genome has a window encoding:
- the ERI2 gene encoding ERI1 exoribonuclease 2 isoform X4, which translates to MATKRLARQLGLIRRKSVAPTNGNVGRSKSKQLFDYLIVIDFESTCWNDGKRHQSQEIIEFPAVLLSTSTGEIESEFHTYVQPQEHPILSEFCMELTGIKQAQVDEGVPLRICLSQFCKWIQKIQQQKKIIFATGISDLSNSEVKLCAFVTWSDWDLGVCLEYECKRKQLLKPVFLNSWIDLRVTYKIFYRRKPKGLSGALQEVGIEFLGREHSGLDDSRNTALLAWKMIRDGCLMKITRSLNKDK; encoded by the exons ATGGCTACCAAGAGGTTGGCGAG gcAGCTTGGATTAATTAGAAGAAAGTCAGTTGCACCAACAAATGGAAATGTAGGAAGAAGCAAATCCA AGCAGTTGTTTGACTATTTAATTGTCATTGATTTTGAATCAACATGTTGGAATGATGGGAAACGCCACCAGAGCCAAGAAATAA TTGAATTTCCAGCAGTATTGCTGAGCACATCAACTGGAGAGATTGAATCTGAGTTCCATACTTACGTTCAGCCTCAGGAACATCCGATTCTTTCTGAGTTTTGCATGGAACTGACAGGCATAAAACAG GCTCAAGTTGATGAAGGAGTCCCTCTGAGGATATGCTTATCTCAGTTCTGTAAATGGATTCAGAAGATTCagcaacagaagaaaattatttttgccaCTGGGATTTCAGATCTGTCTAATTCCGAAGTAAAATTATGTGCATTTGTTACTTGGTCAg ACTGGGACTTGGGGGTTTGCCTGGAGTATGAGTGTAAAAGAAAACAGCTGTTAAAACCTGTGTTCTTAAATTCTTGGATTGATCTCAGAGTAACTTATAAG ATTTTCTatagaagaaaaccaaaaggacTAAGTGGTGCCCTGCAGGAAGTGGGAATAGAATTCTTGGGAAGAGAACATTCTG GGTTGGATGATTCTCGGAATACTGCCCTTCTTGCTTGGAAAATGATCAGGGATGGTTGCTTAATGAAAATTACAAGGTCCTTGAACAAG GATAAATGA
- the ERI2 gene encoding ERI1 exoribonuclease 2 isoform X1, with protein sequence MATKRLARQLGLIRRKSVAPTNGNVGRSKSKQLFDYLIVIDFESTCWNDGKRHQSQEIIEFPAVLLSTSTGEIESEFHTYVQPQEHPILSEFCMELTGIKQAQVDEGVPLRICLSQFCKWIQKIQQQKKIIFATGISDLSNSEVKLCAFVTWSDWDLGVCLEYECKRKQLLKPVFLNSWIDLRVTYKIFYRRKPKGLSGALQEVGIEFLGREHSGLDDSRNTALLAWKMIRDGCLMKITRSLNKVPTKKNPKILARNLNTNQVEEASACNSSIRGLSTYDREPKNTVNSHEKVQLRSAGVNSPIKGQDQFQLKSNVKVGLRGGKGYLSLFNTKPSTSLEQLQSPSLNTPMQKHIKNEHLAFSTKPKSSTVSSELVLISTTISSVNHISDMEMSSALDCLPMLADWEDVALLPASQPEQNIDCIPPIHDSNLDTSLNSIERLMILKEGTEETPQNSETSKSIVYKSPHTTIYHVKDAKVQGSVASDFKLPECKSTSSNSINASMSHPSVLGKYPPLLGSTKRNPSSLPAFPPAKKQSFTIHEEKPTSSDDFPVRSCSQKVLPSVLASTVNLEGPWKSGKMTPPLCKCGRRSKRLVVSNNGPNHGKVFFCCPNGKYQENRKCCGYFKWEQTLRKERANSSILSHSPGGPTFSSPEISHICDRNVNFSTKNSLRLRPSMRN encoded by the exons ATGGCTACCAAGAGGTTGGCGAG gcAGCTTGGATTAATTAGAAGAAAGTCAGTTGCACCAACAAATGGAAATGTAGGAAGAAGCAAATCCA AGCAGTTGTTTGACTATTTAATTGTCATTGATTTTGAATCAACATGTTGGAATGATGGGAAACGCCACCAGAGCCAAGAAATAA TTGAATTTCCAGCAGTATTGCTGAGCACATCAACTGGAGAGATTGAATCTGAGTTCCATACTTACGTTCAGCCTCAGGAACATCCGATTCTTTCTGAGTTTTGCATGGAACTGACAGGCATAAAACAG GCTCAAGTTGATGAAGGAGTCCCTCTGAGGATATGCTTATCTCAGTTCTGTAAATGGATTCAGAAGATTCagcaacagaagaaaattatttttgccaCTGGGATTTCAGATCTGTCTAATTCCGAAGTAAAATTATGTGCATTTGTTACTTGGTCAg ACTGGGACTTGGGGGTTTGCCTGGAGTATGAGTGTAAAAGAAAACAGCTGTTAAAACCTGTGTTCTTAAATTCTTGGATTGATCTCAGAGTAACTTATAAG ATTTTCTatagaagaaaaccaaaaggacTAAGTGGTGCCCTGCAGGAAGTGGGAATAGAATTCTTGGGAAGAGAACATTCTG GGTTGGATGATTCTCGGAATACTGCCCTTCTTGCTTGGAAAATGATCAGGGATGGTTGCTTAATGAAAATTACAAGGTCCTTGAACAAG GTTCCCACTAAGAAGAATCCCAAAATTTTGGCCAGAAATTTGAATACGAATCAAGTTGAAGAAGCATCGGCCTGCAACAGTAGCATTCGGGGTCTGAGCACATATGATAGAGAGCctaaaaatacagtaaattctCATGAAAAAGTTCAGTTGAGGTCAGCTGGTGTGAATTCTCCTATAAAGGGACAAGATCAGTTCCAACTAAAGAGCAATGTAAAAGTGGGTCTTCGTGGTGGCAAAGgctatttatctctttttaataCAAAGCCCTCTACTTCCCTGGAGCAGTTGCAGTCTCCCAGCTTGAATACACCTATGCAGAAGCACATAAAAAATGAACACCTTGCATTTAGTACCAAACCTAAGTCTTCAACAGTTAGTTCAGAATTGGTACTTATTTCAACTACCATTTCATCTGTTAATCATATTTCTGATATGGAAATGAGTTCTGCTCTTGATTGTTTACCTATGTTGGCTGATTGGGAGGATGTAGCTTTACTGCCAGCATCTCAGCCTGAGCAAAATATAGATTGTATACCTCCCATTCATGACTCAAACTTAGACACTTCACTTAATTCCATAGAAAGATTAATGATTTTAAAGGAAGGCACAGAAGAAACTCCTCAAAACTCTGAGACCTCTAAGTCTATTGTTTATAAGAGTCCACATACTACTATTTATCATGTAAAAGATGCCAAAGTTCAAGGTTCAGTTGCTTCTGACTTTAAATTACCTGAATGCAAATCAACTAGCTCCAACAGTATTAATGCCAGTATGTCTCATCCTTCAGTTTTGGGGAAATACCCCCCCCTTTTAGGTAGTACTAAAAGGAATCCATCCAGTCTCCcagcattcccaccagcaaaaaAACAGTCCTTCACTATTCATGAAGAAAAGCCTACATCATCTGATGACTTCCCAGTGAGAAGTTGTTCCCAGAAGGTCCTCCCCTCTGTCTTAGCTTCTACAGTTAACCTAGAAGGACCTTGGAAGAGTGGAAAAATGACACCTCCATTATGCAAGTGTGGCCGAAGATCTAAGAGACTTGTTGTTTCTAATAATGGACCAAACCATGGAAAAGTCTTCTTTTGTTGCCCAAATGGGAAAtaccaagaaaatagaaaatgttgtGGTTATTTTAAGTGGGAACAAACACTTCGAAAGGAGAGAGCCAACAGCAGCATTCTGTCTCATTCTCCGGGGGGACCCACTTTTAGTTCCCCAGAAATAAGCCATATTTGTgacagaaatgtaaatttttctaCTAAAAATTCATTGAGACTCAGACCTTCAATGAGGAATTGA
- the ERI2 gene encoding ERI1 exoribonuclease 2 isoform X2 gives MELTGIKQAQVDEGVPLRICLSQFCKWIQKIQQQKKIIFATGISDLSNSEVKLCAFVTWSDWDLGVCLEYECKRKQLLKPVFLNSWIDLRVTYKIFYRRKPKGLSGALQEVGIEFLGREHSGLDDSRNTALLAWKMIRDGCLMKITRSLNKVPTKKNPKILARNLNTNQVEEASACNSSIRGLSTYDREPKNTVNSHEKVQLRSAGVNSPIKGQDQFQLKSNVKVGLRGGKGYLSLFNTKPSTSLEQLQSPSLNTPMQKHIKNEHLAFSTKPKSSTVSSELVLISTTISSVNHISDMEMSSALDCLPMLADWEDVALLPASQPEQNIDCIPPIHDSNLDTSLNSIERLMILKEGTEETPQNSETSKSIVYKSPHTTIYHVKDAKVQGSVASDFKLPECKSTSSNSINASMSHPSVLGKYPPLLGSTKRNPSSLPAFPPAKKQSFTIHEEKPTSSDDFPVRSCSQKVLPSVLASTVNLEGPWKSGKMTPPLCKCGRRSKRLVVSNNGPNHGKVFFCCPNGKYQENRKCCGYFKWEQTLRKERANSSILSHSPGGPTFSSPEISHICDRNVNFSTKNSLRLRPSMRN, from the exons ATGGAACTGACAGGCATAAAACAG GCTCAAGTTGATGAAGGAGTCCCTCTGAGGATATGCTTATCTCAGTTCTGTAAATGGATTCAGAAGATTCagcaacagaagaaaattatttttgccaCTGGGATTTCAGATCTGTCTAATTCCGAAGTAAAATTATGTGCATTTGTTACTTGGTCAg ACTGGGACTTGGGGGTTTGCCTGGAGTATGAGTGTAAAAGAAAACAGCTGTTAAAACCTGTGTTCTTAAATTCTTGGATTGATCTCAGAGTAACTTATAAG ATTTTCTatagaagaaaaccaaaaggacTAAGTGGTGCCCTGCAGGAAGTGGGAATAGAATTCTTGGGAAGAGAACATTCTG GGTTGGATGATTCTCGGAATACTGCCCTTCTTGCTTGGAAAATGATCAGGGATGGTTGCTTAATGAAAATTACAAGGTCCTTGAACAAG GTTCCCACTAAGAAGAATCCCAAAATTTTGGCCAGAAATTTGAATACGAATCAAGTTGAAGAAGCATCGGCCTGCAACAGTAGCATTCGGGGTCTGAGCACATATGATAGAGAGCctaaaaatacagtaaattctCATGAAAAAGTTCAGTTGAGGTCAGCTGGTGTGAATTCTCCTATAAAGGGACAAGATCAGTTCCAACTAAAGAGCAATGTAAAAGTGGGTCTTCGTGGTGGCAAAGgctatttatctctttttaataCAAAGCCCTCTACTTCCCTGGAGCAGTTGCAGTCTCCCAGCTTGAATACACCTATGCAGAAGCACATAAAAAATGAACACCTTGCATTTAGTACCAAACCTAAGTCTTCAACAGTTAGTTCAGAATTGGTACTTATTTCAACTACCATTTCATCTGTTAATCATATTTCTGATATGGAAATGAGTTCTGCTCTTGATTGTTTACCTATGTTGGCTGATTGGGAGGATGTAGCTTTACTGCCAGCATCTCAGCCTGAGCAAAATATAGATTGTATACCTCCCATTCATGACTCAAACTTAGACACTTCACTTAATTCCATAGAAAGATTAATGATTTTAAAGGAAGGCACAGAAGAAACTCCTCAAAACTCTGAGACCTCTAAGTCTATTGTTTATAAGAGTCCACATACTACTATTTATCATGTAAAAGATGCCAAAGTTCAAGGTTCAGTTGCTTCTGACTTTAAATTACCTGAATGCAAATCAACTAGCTCCAACAGTATTAATGCCAGTATGTCTCATCCTTCAGTTTTGGGGAAATACCCCCCCCTTTTAGGTAGTACTAAAAGGAATCCATCCAGTCTCCcagcattcccaccagcaaaaaAACAGTCCTTCACTATTCATGAAGAAAAGCCTACATCATCTGATGACTTCCCAGTGAGAAGTTGTTCCCAGAAGGTCCTCCCCTCTGTCTTAGCTTCTACAGTTAACCTAGAAGGACCTTGGAAGAGTGGAAAAATGACACCTCCATTATGCAAGTGTGGCCGAAGATCTAAGAGACTTGTTGTTTCTAATAATGGACCAAACCATGGAAAAGTCTTCTTTTGTTGCCCAAATGGGAAAtaccaagaaaatagaaaatgttgtGGTTATTTTAAGTGGGAACAAACACTTCGAAAGGAGAGAGCCAACAGCAGCATTCTGTCTCATTCTCCGGGGGGACCCACTTTTAGTTCCCCAGAAATAAGCCATATTTGTgacagaaatgtaaatttttctaCTAAAAATTCATTGAGACTCAGACCTTCAATGAGGAATTGA
- the ERI2 gene encoding ERI1 exoribonuclease 2 isoform X3, translating to MATKRLARQLGLIRRKSVAPTNGNVGRSKSKQLFDYLIVIDFESTCWNDGKRHQSQEIIEFPAVLLSTSTGEIESEFHTYVQPQEHPILSEFCMELTGIKQAQVDEGVPLRICLSQFCKWIQKIQQQKKIIFATGISDLSNSEVKLCAFVTWSDWDLGVCLEYECKRKQLLKPVFLNSWIDLRVTYKIFYRRKPKGLSGALQEVGIEFLGREHSGLDDSRNTALLAWKMIRDGCLMKITRSLNKFWGNTPPF from the exons ATGGCTACCAAGAGGTTGGCGAG gcAGCTTGGATTAATTAGAAGAAAGTCAGTTGCACCAACAAATGGAAATGTAGGAAGAAGCAAATCCA AGCAGTTGTTTGACTATTTAATTGTCATTGATTTTGAATCAACATGTTGGAATGATGGGAAACGCCACCAGAGCCAAGAAATAA TTGAATTTCCAGCAGTATTGCTGAGCACATCAACTGGAGAGATTGAATCTGAGTTCCATACTTACGTTCAGCCTCAGGAACATCCGATTCTTTCTGAGTTTTGCATGGAACTGACAGGCATAAAACAG GCTCAAGTTGATGAAGGAGTCCCTCTGAGGATATGCTTATCTCAGTTCTGTAAATGGATTCAGAAGATTCagcaacagaagaaaattatttttgccaCTGGGATTTCAGATCTGTCTAATTCCGAAGTAAAATTATGTGCATTTGTTACTTGGTCAg ACTGGGACTTGGGGGTTTGCCTGGAGTATGAGTGTAAAAGAAAACAGCTGTTAAAACCTGTGTTCTTAAATTCTTGGATTGATCTCAGAGTAACTTATAAG ATTTTCTatagaagaaaaccaaaaggacTAAGTGGTGCCCTGCAGGAAGTGGGAATAGAATTCTTGGGAAGAGAACATTCTG GGTTGGATGATTCTCGGAATACTGCCCTTCTTGCTTGGAAAATGATCAGGGATGGTTGCTTAATGAAAATTACAAGGTCCTTGAACAAG TTTTGGGGAAATACCCCCCCCTTTTAG